One Elusimicrobiota bacterium genomic window, GTTTTTGAAGTGAATAAAATCTGCAGAAACGGGACTACTTTTGACTGTATTCCTCCCCCAAACACGAGCAAAGCCCATAGAAGCCAAAATATTAGGCTCATACCGAAAAGAATGATCACTATCATTGCACCGAGGTGCAAAGGATCATAACGAGAAATTTCAAGGTTTTCTTCGTCAGAAAAAAAATCCAGTATTTCGTTAAGTATTTTTTTCATTTCTCTATTAATCAGGCGACCGAATTTGCTAACTCGCCAATTTTTTGAATCTTTATCTTTACTTTATCCCCTCTTACCAAAGGGCCAACACCAGGAGGCGTTCCCGTTGAAATCACATCTCCCGGCAAAAGAGTCATTATCCTTGAAACAAAAGATACTACTTCGTTGACTTTGAAAATCATATCCTTTGTGTTAGAATCCTGCAATACTTTTCCGTTAACTAAAGCTTCTATTTTAAGATTGTGAGGATCAATATTATCAACTATCCAAGGGCCTATCGGAGAAAAAGTATCAAAAGATTTGGCCCTGGTCCACTGCCCGTCAATTTTTTGAAGGTCCCGCGCCGTTACGTCGTTCAAACAAGTATATCCCAAAATATGATCTTGAGCTTCTTTTAAGGGAATATTTTTTCCTTTCTTCTTTATCACTATCGCCAGCTCGGCTTCATAGTCAACTCTTTGAGATATGTCAGGATATATTATTGTTTCACCGGGGCCTATTGCAGATGTCGGCGCTTTAAGAAAAATCAAAGGTTCTTTTGGCAAAGCCATTTTTAGTTCGCTGGCGTGGCTCATATAATTTAAGCCCAGCGCAATAATTTTTGAAGGCT contains:
- a CDS encoding fumarylacetoacetate hydrolase family protein, with protein sequence MIYLRFEIEGKKKDGVLENKTVYEITPNFYSKYKKTGKKFDISKVKILIPCEPSKIIALGLNYMSHASELKMALPKEPLIFLKAPTSAIGPGETIIYPDISQRVDYEAELAIVIKKKGKNIPLKEAQDHILGYTCLNDVTARDLQKIDGQWTRAKSFDTFSPIGPWIVDNIDPHNLKIEALVNGKVLQDSNTKDMIFKVNEVVSFVSRIMTLLPGDVISTGTPPGVGPLVRGDKVKIKIQKIGELANSVA